A window of Rhododendron vialii isolate Sample 1 chromosome 11a, ASM3025357v1 contains these coding sequences:
- the LOC131307928 gene encoding uncharacterized protein LOC131307928 isoform X1 — protein sequence MQVHEIISRFNLLVPENRKMNFVTSLCRRLNLNELVRNAPVYCSASDISGGGLSLTFRRWATKKTAGSTKNGRDSNPKFLGVKKFGGERVTPGNIIVRQRGTRFHPGDYVGIGRDHTFFALKAGCVKFERHKLSGRKWVHVEPKEGHVLHPVYSSASSAPKMESAS from the exons ATGCAAGTCCATGAAATCATTTCACG TTTCAATCTCCTTGTACCAGAAAACAGAAAGATGAATTTTGTGACGTCACTCTGTAGAAGATTGAACCTCAATGAGCTGGTTAGAAACGCTCCTGTCTACTGTTCTGCCAGTG ATATCTCTGGAGGAGGATTAAGCTTGACATTCAGACGATGGGCTACAAAAAAGACGGCAGGATCCACAAAGAACGGTCGTGACTCCAATCCAAAGTTTCTTGGAGTGAAGAAGTTTGGTGGAGAG AGAGTGACTCCTGGGAATATCATTGTTCGTCAAAGAGGAACCCGATTCCATCCGGGAGACTATGTTGGAATTGGAAGGGATCACAccttttttgctttgaaagCAGGTTGTGTCAAATTTGAACGCCATAAGCTGAGCGGAAGGAAGTGGGTGCATGTTGAGCCTAAGGAAGGCCATGTCCTCCACCCTGTCTATTCAAGTGCTTCATCAGCTCCTAAGATGGAGAGCGCCTCCTAG
- the LOC131307928 gene encoding uncharacterized protein LOC131307928 isoform X2, giving the protein MNFVTSLCRRLNLNELVRNAPVYCSASDISGGGLSLTFRRWATKKTAGSTKNGRDSNPKFLGVKKFGGERVTPGNIIVRQRGTRFHPGDYVGIGRDHTFFALKAGCVKFERHKLSGRKWVHVEPKEGHVLHPVYSSASSAPKMESAS; this is encoded by the exons ATGAATTTTGTGACGTCACTCTGTAGAAGATTGAACCTCAATGAGCTGGTTAGAAACGCTCCTGTCTACTGTTCTGCCAGTG ATATCTCTGGAGGAGGATTAAGCTTGACATTCAGACGATGGGCTACAAAAAAGACGGCAGGATCCACAAAGAACGGTCGTGACTCCAATCCAAAGTTTCTTGGAGTGAAGAAGTTTGGTGGAGAG AGAGTGACTCCTGGGAATATCATTGTTCGTCAAAGAGGAACCCGATTCCATCCGGGAGACTATGTTGGAATTGGAAGGGATCACAccttttttgctttgaaagCAGGTTGTGTCAAATTTGAACGCCATAAGCTGAGCGGAAGGAAGTGGGTGCATGTTGAGCCTAAGGAAGGCCATGTCCTCCACCCTGTCTATTCAAGTGCTTCATCAGCTCCTAAGATGGAGAGCGCCTCCTAG